A genome region from Anopheles stephensi strain Indian chromosome 2, UCI_ANSTEP_V1.0, whole genome shotgun sequence includes the following:
- the LOC118507224 gene encoding uncharacterized protein LOC118507224 isoform X2, whose product MSSTAPVTVKQERHDEAEIKEMAAKIVEAHKQQSAKAAAAAVQQQQVQPTRPATVTATVTANGVTQGQTNILNYLTRKPTTVPAANATNVMAAAGAAAATVALPLGSGQSVASNGSGKAYDGGGSDVNGSGEKKANDEESQKGHFGWEVFPSKVHIPFILRQQERYCAVRMVEMKLLNKYLNYLHQDIYTCTCVRSYYITDAECKLLNEINQKHSDMQFGRELFTLKDLVVRVTDAYKFYQFLEVCYKKLLMGCSTPNDKCGFIRINKESVVPYTVRDYQKMVPLFYFEGETDNLKLKADNLSGWDLSYLKFCCKVQGIRNELFASDSVAVISLTDIKGYFPPGTEFEDYWPSKVVDSQLLSGPKTNTIHWTRQPAQPPPKAPAMMNNSAPTRKAASNVYQTLQTQQNIAKTSNQMNSITAAALTNNWNMVPSTHTNLLSPQQEQLLRLSQAQQFLSVFQAAQAQAQIRNIQNMHSMQQYNSFLSSMSRSSQNQQVPPPLVRSAQVQAHLSSGGSGASSVLRSSTNAASGNGNTLPNLNPALSIFATTSSPNGTVNLSRLNQQQISELTMASVAGMANGTGGGSSRTAGKASTNRSAASAAAAIVSITAAMASGRQQSNSNANSSNLDGFSLGRNVTITPAGKRGASSSSALEELVGYSGVGANGRQQSVAAYPKNPISITAVPVGSPTRASPKGGQARQPPPALIPVGGGTELMDSFATNGVDLLAHLRLSKDIEIINERLLEVGRGGDGDRGSGSNSGKHLPSYRESTTSGTGTVVGPPSVIVHDRSRPASSGSGRGVEYTRNQSVITTAGSRRHQRDSEFAIGTGASDGRTAYLNALLAAGLSDVMDLSSTQRSNMGASLPPHLVQQAAAAAVAQQQQQQQQQSQQSGRRTNASASSGLSGGRGGVSISSSGGAGGSGGNGTSGGANSYRNSSVAAIQQQLQQQAQQQQQQQQQAQQQQVQHQQHAAATAVAAAAINSLAGETRHGNMIVIPEMNLGVTQYKPYEVVKKPVENKIIYCVNKTPYRNTEYLMTIFDLKDVFFPYISLDVCRRVLNALDINLFVGNSLQYQVLQEAGRTNVDKMPMIQVTDVMTYMPQLQYMIRSSNLNQETQANKRARIS is encoded by the exons ATGTCATCCACGGCACCGGTAACGGTGAAACAGGAGAGGCATGATGAAGCCGAAATCAAGGAGATGGCGGCTAAGATAGTGGAGGCGCACAAGCAACAGTCGGCCAaggcggcagcggccgcagtccagcagcaacaggtacAGCCGACCCGGCCAGCGACCGTAACGGCCACAGTAACGGCCAACGGTGTTACACAGGGCCAGACAAACATACTGAACTATTTGACGCGCAAACCGACCACCGTGCCGGCGGCGAACGCAACCAACGTTATGGCGGCGGCCGGTGCGGCGGCGGCCACCGTTGCGCTGCCCCTGGGCAGTGGGCAGAGTGTGGCATCCAATGGCAGCGGCAAGGCGTACGATGGTGGCGGATCGGACGTGAACGGCAGTGGGGAAAAGAAGGCAAACGACGAGGAAAGCCAGAAGGGACACTTCGGGTGGGAGGTGTTCCCGAGCAAGGTGCACATACCGTTCATACTGCGCCAGCAGGAACGGTACTGTGCGGTGCGTATGGTGGAGATGAAGCTGCTGAACAAGTATCTCAACTACCTGCACCAGGACATCTACACGTGCACGTGCGTCCGGTCGTACTACATCACGGACGCGGAGTGCAAGCTGCTGAACGAGATTAACCAGAAGCACAGCGATATGCAGTTCGGGCGGGAGTTGTTCACGCTGAAGGATCTGGTCGTGCGGGTCACGGACGCGTACAAGTTCTACCAGTTCCTGGAGGTGTGCTACAAGAAGCTGCTGATGGGGTGCAGCACGCCGAACGACAAGTGTGGCTTCATCCGCATCAACAAGGAGTCGGTGGTGCCGTACACGGTGCGCGACTACCAGAAGATGGTGCCGCTGTTCTACTTCGAGGGCGAAACGGACAACCTGAAGCTGAAGGCGGACAACCTGTCCGGGTGGGATCTGTCGTACCTGAAGTTCTGCTGCAAGGTGCAGGGCATACGGAATGAGCTGTTCGCGAGCGATTCGGTCGCGGTCATCAGCCTGACCGACATCAAGGGATACTTTCCGCCCGGGACCGAGTTTGAGGATTACTGGCCGAGCAAGGTCGTCGATTCGCAGCTTCTGTCCGGCCCGAAGACCAACACCATCCACTGGACGCGGCAACCGGCACAGCCACCACCCAAAGCACCGGCCATGATGAACAACAGTGCGCCGACACGGAAGGCGGCCAGTAATGTCTACCAGACGCTACAAACCCAACAGAACATTGCCAAAACAAGCAACCAAATGAACAGTATTACAGCCGCT GCCCTCACCAACAACTGGAACATGGTGCCATCGACCCATACCAACCTGCTCTCCCCCCAGCAGGAGCAACTGCTACGACTTAGTCAAGCCCAACAG TTTCTTTCCGTATTTCAGGCGGCCCAGGCCCAGGCCCAGATACGCAACATCCAAAACATGCACTCGATGCAGCAGTACAACTCGTTCCTGAGCAGCATGTCGCGTTCGTCACAAAACCAGCaggtaccaccaccactggtACGATCGGCACAGGTCCAAGCTCATCT GTCGAGTGGTGGCAGTGGCGCATCCTCAGTCCTTCGTTCGAGCACGAACGCCGCCAGTGGCAATGGCAATACCTTACCGAACCTAAACCCCGCTCTGTCCATATTCGCAACCACCAGTAGCCCGAACGGCACTGTCAACCTGTCCCGCTTGAATCAGCAGCAGATAAGCGAGCTTACGATGGCCAGTGTGGCCGGCATGGCTAATGGCACGGGTGGCGGCAGCAGCCGCACAGCGGGCAAGGCTAGCACGAACCGTAGTGCAGCTAGTGCTGCTGCGGCAATCGTGTCCATTACTGCTGCCATGGCATCCGGCAGGCAGCAGAGCAACAGTAacgccaacagcagcaatctGGATGGATTTTCCTTGGGACGAAACGTAACCATCACGCCGGCAGGCAAACGTGgtgctagcagcagcagcgcgttGGAAGAGTTGGTCGGGTATAGCGGTGTGGGCGCGAACGGTAGACAGCAGTCCGTAGCCGCCTACCCGAAGAATCCGATCTCGATCACGGCCGTACCGGTGGGTTCGCCGACGCGTGCCTCACCGAAGGGCGGCCAGGCAAggcaaccgccaccggccctaATACCGGTCGGCGGTGGGACCGAGCTGATGGACAGTTTCGCCACCAATGGCGTTGATCTGTTGGCACATTTGCGGCTCAGTAAGGATATCGAGATCATAAACGAGCGCTTGCTGGAGGTGGGTCGTGGTGGTGACGGCGACCGCGGAAGCGGCAGTAACAGTGGCAAACATTTACCATCGTATCGGGaaagcaccaccagcggcacTGGCACAGTAGTAGGTCCTCCGAGTGTGATAGTACATGATAGAAGTAGACCGGctagtagtggtagtggtaggGGGGTTGAGTATACCAGAAATCAGAGCGTAATCACTACCGCTGGCAGCCGCCGGCATCAGCGGGACAGTGAGTTTGCCATTGGCACCGGTGCTAGTGACGGAAGAACGGCCTACCTGAACGCACTGCTCGCAGCAGGATTGTCGGATGTAATGGATCTATCTTCTACCCAAAGGTCTAACATGGGAGCATCGTTGCCCCCGCACCTGGTACAGCAGGCGGCTGCAGCGGCCgtcgcccagcagcagcagcagcagcaacagcaatcaCAACAGTCCGGCCGGCGTACGAACGCTTCCGCCTCGTCGGGCCTGTCCGGAGGACGGGGCGGAGTTTCGATCAGCTCGTCCGGTGGGGCAGGTGGCAGCGGCGGTAATGGCACGAGCGGAGGGGCCAACAGCTACCGGAACTCGAGTGTGGCCGCGATACAGCAGCAACTACAGCAGCaggcccagcagcagcagcagcagcagcagcaggcccagcaacagcaggtgcagcatcagcaacacgCGGCAGCAACTGCTGTCGCGGCGGCGGCCATCAACAGTCTGGCCGGCGAGACACGGCATGGCAACATGATCGTGATCCCGGAGATGAATCTGGGCGTTACGCAGTACAAACCGTACGAGGTGGTGAAGAAGCCGGTCGAGAACAAGATCATCTACTGCGTGAACAAAACGCCCTACCGGAACACGGAGTATCTGATGACGATATTCGATCTGAAGGATGTGTTCTTCCCGTACATCAGTCTGGACGTGTGCCGGCGGGTGCTGAACGCTTTGGACATAAATCTCTTCGTTGGCAATAG CTTACAGTACCAGGTGCTGCAGGAGGCAGGACGTACGAACGTGGACAAAATGCCCATGATTCAGGTGACGGACGTGATGACGTACATGCCGCAGCTGCAGTACATGATCCGCAGTAGCAACCTGAACCAGGAAACGCAGGCAAACAAGCGGGCCCGCATCAGCTAG
- the LOC118507224 gene encoding polyglutamine-repeat protein pqn-41 isoform X4, whose protein sequence is MSSTAPVTVKQERHDEAEIKEMAAKIVEAHKQQSAKAAAAAVQQQQVQPTRPATVTATVTANGVTQGQTNILNYLTRKPTTVPAANATNVMAAAGAAAATVALPLGSGQSVASNGSGKAYDGGGSDVNGSGEKKANDEESQKGHFGWEVFPSKVHIPFILRQQERYCAVRMVEMKLLNKYLNYLHQDIYTCTCVRSYYITDAECKLLNEINQKHSDMQFGRELFTLKDLVVRVTDAYKFYQFLEVCYKKLLMGCSTPNDKCGFIRINKESVVPYTVRDYQKMVPLFYFEGETDNLKLKADNLSGWDLSYLKFCCKVQGIRNELFASDSVAVISLTDIKGYFPPGTEFEDYWPSKVVDSQLLSGPKTNTIHWTRQPAQPPPKAPAMMNNSAPTRKAASNVYQTLQTQQNIAKTSNQMNSITAAALTNNWNMVPSTHTNLLSPQQEQLLRLSQAQQAAQAQAQIRNIQNMHSMQQYNSFLSSMSRSSQNQQVPPPLVRSAQVQAHLSSGGSGASSVLRSSTNAASGNGNTLPNLNPALSIFATTSSPNGTVNLSRLNQQQISELTMASVAGMANGTGGGSSRTAGKASTNRSAASAAAAIVSITAAMASGRQQSNSNANSSNLDGFSLGRNVTITPAGKRGASSSSALEELVGYSGVGANGRQQSVAAYPKNPISITAVPVGSPTRASPKGGQARQPPPALIPVGGGTELMDSFATNGVDLLAHLRLSKDIEIINERLLEVGRGGDGDRGSGSNSGKHLPSYRESTTSGTGTVVGPPSVIVHDRSRPASSGSGRGVEYTRNQSVITTAGSRRHQRDSEFAIGTGASDGRTAYLNALLAAGLSDVMDLSSTQRSNMGASLPPHLVQQAAAAAVAQQQQQQQQQSQQSGRRTNASASSGLSGGRGGVSISSSGGAGGSGGNGTSGGANSYRNSSVAAIQQQLQQQAQQQQQQQQQAQQQQVQHQQHAAATAVAAAAINSLAGETRHGNMIVIPEMNLGVTQYKPYEVVKKPVENKIIYCVNKTPYRNTEYLMTIFDLKDVFFPYISLDVCRRVLNALDINLFVGNSLQYQVLQEAGRTNVDKMPMIQVTDVMTYMPQLQYMIRSSNLNQETQANKRARIS, encoded by the exons ATGTCATCCACGGCACCGGTAACGGTGAAACAGGAGAGGCATGATGAAGCCGAAATCAAGGAGATGGCGGCTAAGATAGTGGAGGCGCACAAGCAACAGTCGGCCAaggcggcagcggccgcagtccagcagcaacaggtacAGCCGACCCGGCCAGCGACCGTAACGGCCACAGTAACGGCCAACGGTGTTACACAGGGCCAGACAAACATACTGAACTATTTGACGCGCAAACCGACCACCGTGCCGGCGGCGAACGCAACCAACGTTATGGCGGCGGCCGGTGCGGCGGCGGCCACCGTTGCGCTGCCCCTGGGCAGTGGGCAGAGTGTGGCATCCAATGGCAGCGGCAAGGCGTACGATGGTGGCGGATCGGACGTGAACGGCAGTGGGGAAAAGAAGGCAAACGACGAGGAAAGCCAGAAGGGACACTTCGGGTGGGAGGTGTTCCCGAGCAAGGTGCACATACCGTTCATACTGCGCCAGCAGGAACGGTACTGTGCGGTGCGTATGGTGGAGATGAAGCTGCTGAACAAGTATCTCAACTACCTGCACCAGGACATCTACACGTGCACGTGCGTCCGGTCGTACTACATCACGGACGCGGAGTGCAAGCTGCTGAACGAGATTAACCAGAAGCACAGCGATATGCAGTTCGGGCGGGAGTTGTTCACGCTGAAGGATCTGGTCGTGCGGGTCACGGACGCGTACAAGTTCTACCAGTTCCTGGAGGTGTGCTACAAGAAGCTGCTGATGGGGTGCAGCACGCCGAACGACAAGTGTGGCTTCATCCGCATCAACAAGGAGTCGGTGGTGCCGTACACGGTGCGCGACTACCAGAAGATGGTGCCGCTGTTCTACTTCGAGGGCGAAACGGACAACCTGAAGCTGAAGGCGGACAACCTGTCCGGGTGGGATCTGTCGTACCTGAAGTTCTGCTGCAAGGTGCAGGGCATACGGAATGAGCTGTTCGCGAGCGATTCGGTCGCGGTCATCAGCCTGACCGACATCAAGGGATACTTTCCGCCCGGGACCGAGTTTGAGGATTACTGGCCGAGCAAGGTCGTCGATTCGCAGCTTCTGTCCGGCCCGAAGACCAACACCATCCACTGGACGCGGCAACCGGCACAGCCACCACCCAAAGCACCGGCCATGATGAACAACAGTGCGCCGACACGGAAGGCGGCCAGTAATGTCTACCAGACGCTACAAACCCAACAGAACATTGCCAAAACAAGCAACCAAATGAACAGTATTACAGCCGCT GCCCTCACCAACAACTGGAACATGGTGCCATCGACCCATACCAACCTGCTCTCCCCCCAGCAGGAGCAACTGCTACGACTTAGTCAAGCCCAACAG GCGGCCCAGGCCCAGGCCCAGATACGCAACATCCAAAACATGCACTCGATGCAGCAGTACAACTCGTTCCTGAGCAGCATGTCGCGTTCGTCACAAAACCAGCaggtaccaccaccactggtACGATCGGCACAGGTCCAAGCTCATCT GTCGAGTGGTGGCAGTGGCGCATCCTCAGTCCTTCGTTCGAGCACGAACGCCGCCAGTGGCAATGGCAATACCTTACCGAACCTAAACCCCGCTCTGTCCATATTCGCAACCACCAGTAGCCCGAACGGCACTGTCAACCTGTCCCGCTTGAATCAGCAGCAGATAAGCGAGCTTACGATGGCCAGTGTGGCCGGCATGGCTAATGGCACGGGTGGCGGCAGCAGCCGCACAGCGGGCAAGGCTAGCACGAACCGTAGTGCAGCTAGTGCTGCTGCGGCAATCGTGTCCATTACTGCTGCCATGGCATCCGGCAGGCAGCAGAGCAACAGTAacgccaacagcagcaatctGGATGGATTTTCCTTGGGACGAAACGTAACCATCACGCCGGCAGGCAAACGTGgtgctagcagcagcagcgcgttGGAAGAGTTGGTCGGGTATAGCGGTGTGGGCGCGAACGGTAGACAGCAGTCCGTAGCCGCCTACCCGAAGAATCCGATCTCGATCACGGCCGTACCGGTGGGTTCGCCGACGCGTGCCTCACCGAAGGGCGGCCAGGCAAggcaaccgccaccggccctaATACCGGTCGGCGGTGGGACCGAGCTGATGGACAGTTTCGCCACCAATGGCGTTGATCTGTTGGCACATTTGCGGCTCAGTAAGGATATCGAGATCATAAACGAGCGCTTGCTGGAGGTGGGTCGTGGTGGTGACGGCGACCGCGGAAGCGGCAGTAACAGTGGCAAACATTTACCATCGTATCGGGaaagcaccaccagcggcacTGGCACAGTAGTAGGTCCTCCGAGTGTGATAGTACATGATAGAAGTAGACCGGctagtagtggtagtggtaggGGGGTTGAGTATACCAGAAATCAGAGCGTAATCACTACCGCTGGCAGCCGCCGGCATCAGCGGGACAGTGAGTTTGCCATTGGCACCGGTGCTAGTGACGGAAGAACGGCCTACCTGAACGCACTGCTCGCAGCAGGATTGTCGGATGTAATGGATCTATCTTCTACCCAAAGGTCTAACATGGGAGCATCGTTGCCCCCGCACCTGGTACAGCAGGCGGCTGCAGCGGCCgtcgcccagcagcagcagcagcagcaacagcaatcaCAACAGTCCGGCCGGCGTACGAACGCTTCCGCCTCGTCGGGCCTGTCCGGAGGACGGGGCGGAGTTTCGATCAGCTCGTCCGGTGGGGCAGGTGGCAGCGGCGGTAATGGCACGAGCGGAGGGGCCAACAGCTACCGGAACTCGAGTGTGGCCGCGATACAGCAGCAACTACAGCAGCaggcccagcagcagcagcagcagcagcagcaggcccagcaacagcaggtgcagcatcagcaacacgCGGCAGCAACTGCTGTCGCGGCGGCGGCCATCAACAGTCTGGCCGGCGAGACACGGCATGGCAACATGATCGTGATCCCGGAGATGAATCTGGGCGTTACGCAGTACAAACCGTACGAGGTGGTGAAGAAGCCGGTCGAGAACAAGATCATCTACTGCGTGAACAAAACGCCCTACCGGAACACGGAGTATCTGATGACGATATTCGATCTGAAGGATGTGTTCTTCCCGTACATCAGTCTGGACGTGTGCCGGCGGGTGCTGAACGCTTTGGACATAAATCTCTTCGTTGGCAATAG CTTACAGTACCAGGTGCTGCAGGAGGCAGGACGTACGAACGTGGACAAAATGCCCATGATTCAGGTGACGGACGTGATGACGTACATGCCGCAGCTGCAGTACATGATCCGCAGTAGCAACCTGAACCAGGAAACGCAGGCAAACAAGCGGGCCCGCATCAGCTAG
- the LOC118507224 gene encoding uncharacterized protein LOC118507224 isoform X6: protein MSSTAPVTVKQERHDEAEIKEMAAKIVEAHKQQSAKAAAAAVQQQQVQPTRPATVTATVTANGVTQGQTNILNYLTRKPTTVPAANATNVMAAAGAAAATVALPLGSGQSVASNGSGKAYDGGGSDVNGSGEKKANDEESQKGHFGWEVFPSKVHIPFILRQQERYCAVRMVEMKLLNKYLNYLHQDIYTCTCVRSYYITDAECKLLNEINQKHSDMQFGRELFTLKDLVVRVTDAYKFYQFLEVCYKKLLMGCSTPNDKCGFIRINKESVVPYTVRDYQKMVPLFYFEGETDNLKLKADNLSGWDLSYLKFCCKVQGIRNELFASDSVAVISLTDIKGYFPPGTEFEDYWPSKVVDSQLLSGPKTNTIHWTRQPAQPPPKAPAMMNNSAPTRKAASNVYQTLQTQQNIAKTSNQMNSITAAVQALTNNWNMVPSTHTNLLSPQQEQLLRLSQAQQAAQAQAQIRNIQNMHSMQQYNSFLSSMSRSSQNQQVPPPLVRSAQVQAHLSNMGASLPPHLVQQAAAAAVAQQQQQQQQQSQQSGRRTNASASSGLSGGRGGVSISSSGGAGGSGGNGTSGGANSYRNSSVAAIQQQLQQQAQQQQQQQQQAQQQQVQHQQHAAATAVAAAAINSLAGETRHGNMIVIPEMNLGVTQYKPYEVVKKPVENKIIYCVNKTPYRNTEYLMTIFDLKDVFFPYISLDVCRRVLNALDINLFVGNSLQYQVLQEAGRTNVDKMPMIQVTDVMTYMPQLQYMIRSSNLNQETQANKRARIS, encoded by the exons ATGTCATCCACGGCACCGGTAACGGTGAAACAGGAGAGGCATGATGAAGCCGAAATCAAGGAGATGGCGGCTAAGATAGTGGAGGCGCACAAGCAACAGTCGGCCAaggcggcagcggccgcagtccagcagcaacaggtacAGCCGACCCGGCCAGCGACCGTAACGGCCACAGTAACGGCCAACGGTGTTACACAGGGCCAGACAAACATACTGAACTATTTGACGCGCAAACCGACCACCGTGCCGGCGGCGAACGCAACCAACGTTATGGCGGCGGCCGGTGCGGCGGCGGCCACCGTTGCGCTGCCCCTGGGCAGTGGGCAGAGTGTGGCATCCAATGGCAGCGGCAAGGCGTACGATGGTGGCGGATCGGACGTGAACGGCAGTGGGGAAAAGAAGGCAAACGACGAGGAAAGCCAGAAGGGACACTTCGGGTGGGAGGTGTTCCCGAGCAAGGTGCACATACCGTTCATACTGCGCCAGCAGGAACGGTACTGTGCGGTGCGTATGGTGGAGATGAAGCTGCTGAACAAGTATCTCAACTACCTGCACCAGGACATCTACACGTGCACGTGCGTCCGGTCGTACTACATCACGGACGCGGAGTGCAAGCTGCTGAACGAGATTAACCAGAAGCACAGCGATATGCAGTTCGGGCGGGAGTTGTTCACGCTGAAGGATCTGGTCGTGCGGGTCACGGACGCGTACAAGTTCTACCAGTTCCTGGAGGTGTGCTACAAGAAGCTGCTGATGGGGTGCAGCACGCCGAACGACAAGTGTGGCTTCATCCGCATCAACAAGGAGTCGGTGGTGCCGTACACGGTGCGCGACTACCAGAAGATGGTGCCGCTGTTCTACTTCGAGGGCGAAACGGACAACCTGAAGCTGAAGGCGGACAACCTGTCCGGGTGGGATCTGTCGTACCTGAAGTTCTGCTGCAAGGTGCAGGGCATACGGAATGAGCTGTTCGCGAGCGATTCGGTCGCGGTCATCAGCCTGACCGACATCAAGGGATACTTTCCGCCCGGGACCGAGTTTGAGGATTACTGGCCGAGCAAGGTCGTCGATTCGCAGCTTCTGTCCGGCCCGAAGACCAACACCATCCACTGGACGCGGCAACCGGCACAGCCACCACCCAAAGCACCGGCCATGATGAACAACAGTGCGCCGACACGGAAGGCGGCCAGTAATGTCTACCAGACGCTACAAACCCAACAGAACATTGCCAAAACAAGCAACCAAATGAACAGTATTACAGCCGCTGTACAG GCCCTCACCAACAACTGGAACATGGTGCCATCGACCCATACCAACCTGCTCTCCCCCCAGCAGGAGCAACTGCTACGACTTAGTCAAGCCCAACAG GCGGCCCAGGCCCAGGCCCAGATACGCAACATCCAAAACATGCACTCGATGCAGCAGTACAACTCGTTCCTGAGCAGCATGTCGCGTTCGTCACAAAACCAGCaggtaccaccaccactggtACGATCGGCACAGGTCCAAGCTCATCT GTCTAACATGGGAGCATCGTTGCCCCCGCACCTGGTACAGCAGGCGGCTGCAGCGGCCgtcgcccagcagcagcagcagcagcaacagcaatcaCAACAGTCCGGCCGGCGTACGAACGCTTCCGCCTCGTCGGGCCTGTCCGGAGGACGGGGCGGAGTTTCGATCAGCTCGTCCGGTGGGGCAGGTGGCAGCGGCGGTAATGGCACGAGCGGAGGGGCCAACAGCTACCGGAACTCGAGTGTGGCCGCGATACAGCAGCAACTACAGCAGCaggcccagcagcagcagcagcagcagcagcaggcccagcaacagcaggtgcagcatcagcaacacgCGGCAGCAACTGCTGTCGCGGCGGCGGCCATCAACAGTCTGGCCGGCGAGACACGGCATGGCAACATGATCGTGATCCCGGAGATGAATCTGGGCGTTACGCAGTACAAACCGTACGAGGTGGTGAAGAAGCCGGTCGAGAACAAGATCATCTACTGCGTGAACAAAACGCCCTACCGGAACACGGAGTATCTGATGACGATATTCGATCTGAAGGATGTGTTCTTCCCGTACATCAGTCTGGACGTGTGCCGGCGGGTGCTGAACGCTTTGGACATAAATCTCTTCGTTGGCAATAG CTTACAGTACCAGGTGCTGCAGGAGGCAGGACGTACGAACGTGGACAAAATGCCCATGATTCAGGTGACGGACGTGATGACGTACATGCCGCAGCTGCAGTACATGATCCGCAGTAGCAACCTGAACCAGGAAACGCAGGCAAACAAGCGGGCCCGCATCAGCTAG